One Rosa chinensis cultivar Old Blush chromosome 5, RchiOBHm-V2, whole genome shotgun sequence genomic region harbors:
- the LOC112164982 gene encoding sphingosine kinase 1 isoform X1 has protein sequence MDRPDSDSSSRPVLSDRVLINGAVTPVTFFADGVLRWTERGERSLIVEKEVLGVKVEGPKIRIGALVDGGGGICCVGSSGGALVRMDLVFEPLSEDSQRLWCQKLLEFIDSLGRPKRLFVFVNPFGGSKSASKIFVDEVKPLFDDAGVQFTLQETQYQLHAKEVAKTLDLSKYDGIVCVSGDGILVEVVNGLLEREDWDTAIKMPLGVVPAGTGNGMAKSLLDSVGEPCKVSNAVLAIIRGHKRSLDVATIWQGKTKFFSVLMLAWGLVADVDIESEKYRWMGSARLDFYAIQRIVHLRQYNGSISFVPAPGFEGFGEPTSYNYDGESTNNDPSQEKPTKVRQLGYEGPDINLKNMNWRTIKGPFVSVWLHNVPWGGEDTRAAPDAKFSDGYLDVIIMRACPKLSLLSLMTGLSTGTHVKSPYVLYFKVKAFILEPGARADDSTKEGIVDSDGEVLARGKGAYKCHQKTLMVYDKLQITLDQGLATLFSPSPV, from the exons ATGGACCGACCCGACTCCGACTCCTCCTCCCGGCCCGTACTCTCCGACCGGGTCCTCATAAACGGCGCCGTAACGCCGGTCACGTTCTTCGCCGACGGCGTGCTGCGGTGGACGGAGAGAGGCGAGAGGAGCTTGATCGTCGAGAAGGAGGTCCTCGGGGTCAAAGTGGAGGGTCCGAAGATCAGAATCGGAGCTCTGGTCGACGGCGGAGGTGGAATCTGCTGCGTCGGCAGTAGCGGAGGAGCTCTGGTCAGGATGGACTTGGTGTTCGAGCCTTTATCAGAGGACTCGCAGAGGCTCTGGTGCCAGAAGCTTCTCGAATTCATCGATTCTCTCG GACGGCCGAAGAGGCTGTTTGTGTTTGTGAATCCATTTGGAGGGAGCAAATCGGCTTCGAAGATTTTTGTTGATGAAGTGAAGCCGCTTTTTGATGATGCTGGTGTTCAGTTTACACTGCAAG AAACTCAGTATCAACTGCATGCGAAGGAAGTTGCGAAAACTCTAGATCTTTCAAAGTATGATGGCATTGTTTGCGTCAGTGGGGATGGAATCTTGGTTGAG GTAGTAAATGGACTTCTTGAGAGAGAGGATTGGGACACTGCAATAAAGATGCCTCTCGGAGTAGTTCCTGCAG GTACTGGAAATGGAATGGCAAAATCTCTTCTAGATTCTGTTGGTGAACCTTGTAAAGTATCAAATGCTGTTCTCGCCATTATTAGAG GACATAAGCGTTCATTGGATGTAGCTACCATATGGCAGGGGAAGACAAAATTTTTTAGTGTGTTGATGCTCGCATGGG GCTTAGTAGCAGATGTTGACATTGAGTCTGAAAAGTATAGGTGGATGGGAAGTGCTCGTCTTGATTTCTAT gCCATTCAACGAATTGTGCATTTGAGGCAATATAACGGATCTATTTCTTTTGTGCCTGCGCCTGGCTTCGAAGGGTTTGGAGAGCCTACTAGTTACAATTACGATGGTGAATCTACTAACAATGATCCAAGTCAAGAAAAGCCTACTAAGGTTCGACAGCTTGGCTATGAGGGACCTGATATTAATCTAAAGAACATGAACTGGAGAACAATCAAAGGACCGTTTGTTTCAGTGTGGCTTCACAATGTACCTTGGGGAGGTGAAGACACAAGGGCAGCTCCTGATGCCAAG TTCTCAGATGGTTATCTAGACGTTATAATTATGAGGGCTTGCCCAAAATTGTCCTTGCTCTCATTAATGACAGGGTTGAGCACTGGGACTCATGTCAAGTCACCATATGTGCTATACTTCAAG GTGAAAGCTTTCATTCTAGAGCCTGGTGCTCGCGCTGATGATTCAACGAAGGAAGGGATAGTGGACTCAGATGGTGAGGTCCTCGCTAGGGGCAAAGGAGCATACAAATGTCATCAGAAAACACTAATGGTGTACGATAAACTTCAAATAACTTTGGATCAAGGTTTAGCCACTCTGTTTTCCCCTTCCCCGGTGTAA
- the LOC112165682 gene encoding ribosomal RNA-processing protein 17: MAADKAEDLAIPAAAPRGRYINKRALKNKAVAVTFNEKDLSDFVSGFHKRKKKRRKEAEKKQGEALRRKLLELRKKRRLEKELALFGGAPPAAEGEADENDEGDVSQEEDEESEPDAPISGTTTYDNGDIKVTVTTSEISQEEEIHPVRKTEAVVPETAGANKKNSVPVIKKKPFKKVGKRKSGPKMQKKRDKRKGKENNSKRR; this comes from the exons ATGGCAGCAGACAAGGCTGAAGACTTGGCGATTCCGGCCGCCGCTCCCCGCGGCCGTTACATCAACAAGAGGGCTCTTAAAAACAAGGCCGTCGCCGTCACTTTCAACGAGAAAGATCTCAG cgactttgtttctgggtttcacaagaggaagaagaagaggagaaaggaAGCTGAGAAGAAGCAAGGGGAGGCTTTAAGGCGGAAGCTTCTTGAGCTCCGCAAAAAG AGGAGACTAGAAAAGGAATTGGCTCTCTTTGGTGGAGCTCCCCCAGCTGCTGAGGGAGAAGCTGACGAGAATGATGAGGGAGATGTGAGCCaggaggaagatgaagaaagtGAGCCAGATGCACCAATTTCTG GTACAACTACTTACGACAATGGAGACATAAAAGTCACAGTGACGACAAGCGAGATCTCTCAGGAAGAGGAAATACATCCAGTTAGAAAGACAGAGGCTGTAGTGCCCGAAACAGCTGGAGCTAATAAAAAGAACAGTGTTCCTGTGATAAAAAAGAAACCATTTAAAAAAGTTGGAAAGCGCAAATCAGGGCCAAAGAtgcaaaagaaaagagataaaaggaaaggaaaggaaaataacTCGAAGAGGCGCTAG
- the LOC112164982 gene encoding sphingosine kinase 1 isoform X2: MDRPDSDSSSRPVLSDRVLINGAVTPVTFFADGVLRWTERGERSLIVEKEVLGVKVEGPKIRIGALVDGGGGICCVGSSGGALVRMDLVFEPLSEDSQRLWCQKLLEFIDSLGRPKRLFVFVNPFGGSKSASKIFVDEVKPLFDDAGVQFTLQETQYQLHAKEVAKTLDLSKYDGIVCVSGDGILVEVVNGLLEREDWDTAIKMPLGVVPAGTGNGMAKSLLDSVGEPCKVSNAVLAIIRGHKRSLDVATIWQGKTKFFSVLMLAWGLVADVDIESEKYRWMGSARLDFYAIQRIVHLRQYNGSISFVPAPGFEGFGEPTSYNYDGESTNNDPSQEKPTKVRQLGYEGPDINLKNMNWRTIKGPFVSVWLHNVPWGGEDTRAAPDAKVVLRWLSRRYNYEGLPKIVLALINDRVEHWDSCQVTICAILQGESFHSRAWCSR, from the exons ATGGACCGACCCGACTCCGACTCCTCCTCCCGGCCCGTACTCTCCGACCGGGTCCTCATAAACGGCGCCGTAACGCCGGTCACGTTCTTCGCCGACGGCGTGCTGCGGTGGACGGAGAGAGGCGAGAGGAGCTTGATCGTCGAGAAGGAGGTCCTCGGGGTCAAAGTGGAGGGTCCGAAGATCAGAATCGGAGCTCTGGTCGACGGCGGAGGTGGAATCTGCTGCGTCGGCAGTAGCGGAGGAGCTCTGGTCAGGATGGACTTGGTGTTCGAGCCTTTATCAGAGGACTCGCAGAGGCTCTGGTGCCAGAAGCTTCTCGAATTCATCGATTCTCTCG GACGGCCGAAGAGGCTGTTTGTGTTTGTGAATCCATTTGGAGGGAGCAAATCGGCTTCGAAGATTTTTGTTGATGAAGTGAAGCCGCTTTTTGATGATGCTGGTGTTCAGTTTACACTGCAAG AAACTCAGTATCAACTGCATGCGAAGGAAGTTGCGAAAACTCTAGATCTTTCAAAGTATGATGGCATTGTTTGCGTCAGTGGGGATGGAATCTTGGTTGAG GTAGTAAATGGACTTCTTGAGAGAGAGGATTGGGACACTGCAATAAAGATGCCTCTCGGAGTAGTTCCTGCAG GTACTGGAAATGGAATGGCAAAATCTCTTCTAGATTCTGTTGGTGAACCTTGTAAAGTATCAAATGCTGTTCTCGCCATTATTAGAG GACATAAGCGTTCATTGGATGTAGCTACCATATGGCAGGGGAAGACAAAATTTTTTAGTGTGTTGATGCTCGCATGGG GCTTAGTAGCAGATGTTGACATTGAGTCTGAAAAGTATAGGTGGATGGGAAGTGCTCGTCTTGATTTCTAT gCCATTCAACGAATTGTGCATTTGAGGCAATATAACGGATCTATTTCTTTTGTGCCTGCGCCTGGCTTCGAAGGGTTTGGAGAGCCTACTAGTTACAATTACGATGGTGAATCTACTAACAATGATCCAAGTCAAGAAAAGCCTACTAAGGTTCGACAGCTTGGCTATGAGGGACCTGATATTAATCTAAAGAACATGAACTGGAGAACAATCAAAGGACCGTTTGTTTCAGTGTGGCTTCACAATGTACCTTGGGGAGGTGAAGACACAAGGGCAGCTCCTGATGCCAAGGTTG TTCTCAGATGGTTATCTAGACGTTATAATTATGAGGGCTTGCCCAAAATTGTCCTTGCTCTCATTAATGACAGGGTTGAGCACTGGGACTCATGTCAAGTCACCATATGTGCTATACTTCAAG GTGAAAGCTTTCATTCTAGAGCCTGGTGCTCGCGCTGA
- the LOC112164982 gene encoding sphingosine kinase 1 isoform X3 gives MPLGVVPAGTGNGMAKSLLDSVGEPCKVSNAVLAIIRGHKRSLDVATIWQGKTKFFSVLMLAWGLVADVDIESEKYRWMGSARLDFYAIQRIVHLRQYNGSISFVPAPGFEGFGEPTSYNYDGESTNNDPSQEKPTKVRQLGYEGPDINLKNMNWRTIKGPFVSVWLHNVPWGGEDTRAAPDAKFSDGYLDVIIMRACPKLSLLSLMTGLSTGTHVKSPYVLYFKVKAFILEPGARADDSTKEGIVDSDGEVLARGKGAYKCHQKTLMVYDKLQITLDQGLATLFSPSPV, from the exons ATGCCTCTCGGAGTAGTTCCTGCAG GTACTGGAAATGGAATGGCAAAATCTCTTCTAGATTCTGTTGGTGAACCTTGTAAAGTATCAAATGCTGTTCTCGCCATTATTAGAG GACATAAGCGTTCATTGGATGTAGCTACCATATGGCAGGGGAAGACAAAATTTTTTAGTGTGTTGATGCTCGCATGGG GCTTAGTAGCAGATGTTGACATTGAGTCTGAAAAGTATAGGTGGATGGGAAGTGCTCGTCTTGATTTCTAT gCCATTCAACGAATTGTGCATTTGAGGCAATATAACGGATCTATTTCTTTTGTGCCTGCGCCTGGCTTCGAAGGGTTTGGAGAGCCTACTAGTTACAATTACGATGGTGAATCTACTAACAATGATCCAAGTCAAGAAAAGCCTACTAAGGTTCGACAGCTTGGCTATGAGGGACCTGATATTAATCTAAAGAACATGAACTGGAGAACAATCAAAGGACCGTTTGTTTCAGTGTGGCTTCACAATGTACCTTGGGGAGGTGAAGACACAAGGGCAGCTCCTGATGCCAAG TTCTCAGATGGTTATCTAGACGTTATAATTATGAGGGCTTGCCCAAAATTGTCCTTGCTCTCATTAATGACAGGGTTGAGCACTGGGACTCATGTCAAGTCACCATATGTGCTATACTTCAAG GTGAAAGCTTTCATTCTAGAGCCTGGTGCTCGCGCTGATGATTCAACGAAGGAAGGGATAGTGGACTCAGATGGTGAGGTCCTCGCTAGGGGCAAAGGAGCATACAAATGTCATCAGAAAACACTAATGGTGTACGATAAACTTCAAATAACTTTGGATCAAGGTTTAGCCACTCTGTTTTCCCCTTCCCCGGTGTAA